The Synechococcus sp. HK05 region CTGCGGTGTGAGGAGTGCAGCCCGATGCCCGCTGTGAAGACAAACCAGGGGGTGATGACCACGCCTGGCCCGTGAAACGAGCACCGCTCGGTCATGGCTCAGGTGGGTGGTGCCATGCAACAAACAAAAGCACGGCACGGCTGGGCTCACCGGCGTTGCTGATCCCGAGCCCAGATTCTCTCCAGGCTCCGCTTGAACTCCTGCTCATGCATCGGCCTGGCCAGGCGCCTGCCTCGCAGCGTGCTGCTGATCCACCAGACCTGCAAACCACCAAAGACCAGAGCAAATAGGCCCAACTGCACGGTGCCTGCGTTCAGATGGTCCATCACGACACGGCGGTTGAACGCGCTGCAGGCGCGGGCTCCAGCGGCACATCATGAAGCGCCGGGGGCCTCTTACTCCAAGTTGCTGATCGGCTCTCGAGGCTCAACAACTGGCAGCCCCACCTTTGAGTCGCCACCAGAGCACAAGGCCGCGCAAGGCGGCCGACACGGTCACCACAAAACGCATTAAGCTTCGTAACGAATGCTTGACCGCCATGGCCAGCTCTGACTTCAAGATCCCTTACCAGCGCACGGGCTTTGTCCCCTTTGCTGAATCCCTCAATGGCCGCCTGGCCATGCTTGGGTTCGTGATCGCCATCGCCACCGAGGCGCTGAGCGGCAAGGGCATCCTCGGCCAGCTGGGTCTGGGCTGATGAACCTGATGATTCCCGCTCTGCTGATCACGGCCTGGCTGGTCACAGCCCTTGTTGACCGCACCGCAGCCTGAGCGGATGGAACGCTCCGACCTGCTGATTGCGTTTCTTGCGTTCGGTGCGGCGGTGTCATGCCTGGGAGCTTGGCTTTGGTCGAGCCTCGGGCAAACAGGGCGCTGACGTATTGATCAGTGGGTCATCCAACTTGTTCAACGTTCAAGCAAGACACTGCTCCTCACCATGAAAGAGACCTCTCTCAGCCGGCAATTCGCGATTGCGATGCAAGAGCGTGCCATCGAGAGCTGCGATGACATCGAACAGCTGCGATCCGTCGCCAAAACCCTGTTACGGGCCTGGCAGATGCAAGCGGCGTTCACCGAGGACTATGCGGCCCAACTGATGCATCTCACCCCACCGCCCTATAAGCGAGTGAGTGAAGTCAAGCCAGCATTGGAGTAGTAGCGCAGGTGACTGCCACAGAAGCGTGAAATCAGACTGATCGAGCCGCTATTGAGGCGAGCTACACCGCATCGAGCACAAAGCGATAGCGCACATCGCCGCGGCGCAAGCGTTCAATCGCCTCATTGATGCGGTCCATTGGCAAACGCTCCACCTGAGGGCGAATG contains the following coding sequences:
- a CDS encoding chlorophyll a/b-binding protein; protein product: MASSDFKIPYQRTGFVPFAESLNGRLAMLGFVIAIATEALSGKGILGQLGLG